A portion of the Acidobacteriaceae bacterium genome contains these proteins:
- the mscL gene encoding large conductance mechanosensitive channel protein MscL, whose amino-acid sequence MLKGFRDFILRGNVMDLAVAVIIGAAFTSIVTALTANIINPLLGAVVGKPNFDYLIAHIHGGEIKYGVFITAIINFLLIAAVVYFFLVVPTQYLLKRFNPPAAEVPSTKACPQCLGDIPLAATRCKFCTQPV is encoded by the coding sequence ATGCTCAAAGGCTTTCGCGACTTTATCCTGCGCGGCAACGTTATGGACCTGGCCGTGGCCGTCATCATCGGTGCGGCGTTCACGTCCATCGTCACGGCACTGACGGCGAACATTATTAACCCGCTGCTGGGTGCAGTTGTCGGCAAACCGAACTTCGACTATCTCATCGCGCACATCCACGGCGGCGAGATCAAGTACGGCGTTTTCATCACCGCGATCATCAACTTCCTGCTCATCGCTGCGGTGGTTTACTTTTTCCTCGTCGTCCCGACGCAGTACCTGCTGAAGCGCTTCAACCCGCCTGCGGCTGAAGTTCCTTCGACCAAGGCCTGCCCGCAGTGCCTGGGCGATATCCCGCTGGCAGCAACGCGCTGCAAGTTCTGCACGCAGCCCGTCTAG
- a CDS encoding LysR family transcriptional regulator, with protein MELRHLRYFVAVAERGSFVEASKRLYVSQSAISEQIADLEAELGGALFSRKSRRPSLTPQGKLFLDEARKVLSASTEAVSVFKRGMASDIGTLTIGFFAWGIGPYFTKSIREFRQLHPGVHLELHEMLSREQMESLGTGKIDIGLGRPVVAPFDRILSSELLYSERIVAVLPAEHPLADGPVDLSKLASERFVMRDRNGIDNRYDILLKACLDAGFQPEVVSTARTWNGVASLVEAGVGVALAPGGIKRVASPGVAIQPLVPEMTDVGIAAAWNPKNESRLRSGFLDILRKHSKEEL; from the coding sequence ATGGAGCTTCGCCATTTACGTTACTTTGTCGCAGTAGCTGAACGCGGCTCTTTTGTTGAGGCCAGCAAGCGGCTCTACGTCTCACAGTCGGCCATCAGTGAACAAATTGCCGACCTTGAAGCTGAACTTGGCGGCGCGCTCTTCTCTCGCAAGAGCCGCCGCCCTTCTTTGACCCCGCAGGGAAAGCTGTTTCTAGACGAAGCTCGAAAAGTTTTGAGCGCCAGCACAGAGGCCGTCTCCGTTTTCAAGCGTGGCATGGCCAGCGATATCGGGACTCTTACCATCGGCTTCTTCGCCTGGGGTATTGGTCCATACTTCACCAAAAGCATTCGTGAGTTTCGCCAGCTGCACCCAGGCGTTCATCTTGAACTTCACGAGATGCTTTCGCGCGAACAGATGGAGAGCCTCGGCACCGGCAAGATCGACATTGGGCTTGGACGTCCTGTCGTTGCTCCATTCGACCGCATTCTTTCCAGCGAACTGCTTTACTCCGAACGCATCGTCGCAGTGCTTCCCGCAGAGCATCCGCTGGCGGATGGCCCCGTCGATCTCTCGAAACTGGCCTCCGAACGCTTCGTCATGCGCGACCGCAATGGCATAGATAATCGCTACGACATTCTTCTGAAGGCCTGCCTGGACGCCGGTTTCCAACCCGAAGTGGTGAGCACAGCCAGAACCTGGAATGGCGTAGCGTCTCTCGTAGAAGCTGGCGTAGGCGTCGCTCTTGCTCCTGGTGGCATCAAACGCGTAGCCTCGCCCGGCGTTGCCATTCAGCCTCTGGTCCCGGAGATGACCGACGTTGGCATCGCTGCGGCTTGGAACCCCAAGAATGAAAGCCGACTTCGTTCAGGCTTTCTGGACATCCTAAGAAAACACAGCAAGGAAGAGCTCTAA
- a CDS encoding NUDIX domain-containing protein, with the protein MRLRRSARVLLFSPENEIFLIRFEAELEGKPFVFWVTPGGEVEAGEDDRSAAARELLEEVGLALPLVGPVLENTGGTYTHLGETVENYDVYFAAWCEREAPKLTGVTPEEIRLMQEARWWTIDELREIGERVFPEQLAELAARVLRELKPA; encoded by the coding sequence GTGCGACTTCGTCGTTCTGCGCGCGTGTTGTTGTTCTCTCCTGAAAATGAGATTTTTCTGATCCGCTTTGAGGCGGAGTTGGAAGGGAAGCCGTTTGTCTTCTGGGTGACTCCGGGAGGTGAGGTCGAGGCTGGCGAGGACGACCGAAGCGCGGCGGCGCGGGAGCTGTTGGAAGAGGTCGGGCTGGCGCTGCCGCTGGTCGGGCCAGTGCTGGAGAATACCGGCGGGACATACACGCATCTCGGTGAAACGGTCGAGAACTACGATGTGTACTTCGCCGCGTGGTGTGAGCGTGAGGCTCCGAAGCTGACAGGTGTGACCCCGGAGGAGATTCGGCTGATGCAGGAAGCGCGCTGGTGGACGATCGATGAGCTTCGCGAGATCGGCGAGCGAGTGTTTCCGGAGCAGCTTGCAGAGCTTGCCGCCCGGGTGCTCAGAGAGCTGAAACCCGCGTAA
- the hxlB gene encoding 6-phospho-3-hexuloisomerase, with amino-acid sequence MQNTQTEFTATSTLLLEEVQKTLLQVNAEEAGRAATMLQQANRVFFLGAGRSGLALKMAAMRMMHLGLMVYVAGEVVTPAIASGDLLVVASGSGTTAGPVHAAEIARKAGASVLALTASAESALGLLANSVVVIPAATKQGNDGTISQQYAGALFEQTLLLVMDALFQNLWHQRGETAEELWKRHANLE; translated from the coding sequence ATGCAGAACACACAGACGGAGTTTACGGCCACGAGCACCCTTCTTCTTGAAGAGGTGCAGAAGACCCTTTTGCAGGTAAATGCGGAAGAGGCTGGCCGGGCCGCCACGATGCTGCAGCAGGCCAACCGGGTCTTTTTTCTGGGGGCGGGGCGCAGCGGGCTGGCGCTGAAGATGGCCGCCATGCGGATGATGCACCTCGGCCTGATGGTGTATGTCGCGGGCGAGGTTGTCACACCTGCGATTGCGAGTGGTGATCTGCTGGTGGTGGCTTCGGGCTCGGGGACGACTGCGGGGCCGGTCCATGCGGCGGAAATCGCGCGGAAAGCCGGAGCGAGTGTGCTGGCGCTTACTGCCTCGGCAGAGTCCGCGCTTGGCTTGCTGGCGAACTCCGTGGTGGTGATTCCTGCGGCAACCAAGCAAGGGAATGATGGAACGATCTCGCAACAGTATGCTGGCGCCCTCTTTGAGCAGACTCTTCTGCTCGTGATGGATGCCCTGTTCCAGAACCTGTGGCATCAGCGCGGTGAGACCGCTGAAGAGTTGTGGAAACGCCACGCCAACCTCGAATAA
- a CDS encoding VWA domain-containing protein: protein MSWTPGRTLRVGAAALCLSVAGANAQQSAPIERQGPSSDVGTIRVESRLVPVVVNVVDADGAPVAGLTQDDFDVLEDGKPQRIAVFDKQSTTPLSMAIAVDASESTAGLSHLERDALRDFLRKLMRPQDKAALFSFADRVDEVVPFTNDAHRLESGFGRIVRGDATALYDAIYLGAQELSTTSDPKARRILVLITDGENTTHHGSYDAALEQAQRAGAMIYSLIVIPVVADAGRNTGGEHALIQMSRDTGGHFYEVIDKHDLAPAFDHLSDDLRTQYTVGYYAPSHPLSRVALRHIELRLKDPALRAKYTLRYRTSYYGR from the coding sequence GTGAGTTGGACGCCAGGCCGGACGTTGCGTGTGGGGGCTGCTGCGCTGTGTCTCAGCGTAGCTGGCGCGAACGCGCAGCAATCCGCGCCTATTGAGCGTCAGGGCCCGAGCAGCGATGTGGGGACGATCCGCGTCGAGAGCCGCCTGGTTCCTGTTGTGGTGAACGTCGTGGATGCGGACGGCGCCCCTGTTGCCGGGCTTACGCAGGATGACTTCGACGTTCTGGAAGACGGCAAGCCGCAGCGCATCGCTGTCTTTGACAAGCAGTCGACAACACCGCTCTCCATGGCGATTGCAGTGGACGCGAGCGAAAGCACGGCTGGTCTCAGCCACCTGGAGCGGGACGCTCTGCGCGATTTCCTGCGCAAGCTGATGCGTCCGCAGGACAAGGCTGCACTCTTTTCTTTTGCTGACCGCGTGGACGAGGTCGTTCCGTTCACCAACGATGCGCACCGGCTGGAGAGCGGCTTCGGCCGTATCGTTCGTGGGGACGCGACCGCGCTGTATGACGCGATCTACCTTGGTGCACAGGAGTTATCTACGACGTCTGACCCGAAGGCGCGGCGAATTCTTGTGCTCATCACCGACGGTGAGAACACGACGCACCACGGCAGCTACGACGCCGCGCTGGAGCAGGCGCAGCGAGCGGGGGCGATGATCTACTCACTGATCGTGATTCCCGTGGTGGCCGATGCTGGTCGCAATACCGGCGGCGAACATGCGCTGATCCAGATGAGCAGAGACACGGGTGGGCACTTCTATGAGGTGATCGACAAGCATGACCTTGCTCCCGCGTTCGATCATCTCTCCGACGACCTGCGGACGCAGTACACCGTGGGCTACTATGCGCCGTCGCACCCGCTTTCCCGGGTTGCGTTACGCCATATCGAGCTACGCCTGAAAGACCCTGCGCTGCGGGCGAAGTACACGCTGCGCTACCGCACCTCGTACTACGGCCGTTAG
- a CDS encoding RNA chaperone Hfq codes for MPTGDTGQEALYLKSLSDRQVQVQVKLRDGEVVSGWIEYFDDLMLRLTREGKPNLFIYKAQVRTISENVLPGLKRNGNREETASAH; via the coding sequence ATGCCTACGGGCGATACCGGTCAGGAAGCGCTCTATCTGAAGTCGCTCTCTGACAGGCAGGTGCAGGTACAGGTGAAGCTGCGTGACGGCGAGGTCGTCTCCGGCTGGATCGAGTACTTCGACGACTTGATGCTGCGCCTGACACGTGAAGGCAAGCCCAACCTCTTCATCTACAAAGCGCAGGTCCGCACTATCTCTGAGAACGTGCTTCCCGGTTTGAAGCGCAATGGCAATCGCGAAGAAACCGCCTCAGCGCACTAA
- a CDS encoding alpha/beta hydrolase, with translation MSFASRAFAGLALAAALIVSPACVQAQSSSSVVEVTSGVRYELIGQWDAAKLNHVLTEQAPKFFGVDVKYTPARNGVKLYRITYNSVIPEQGNQPTVASGLLAVPEVAGASFPMVSYQHGTVYGKEQVPSFPDQSPETALMLAQFGGQGYIVIGADYFGMGTSTGKEGYMVKGSHQQATYDMLMASRAVLAQMKIAAPQLFLAGWSQGGFVTMAFLEKLESAHVPVAAAATASAPLDVFATLSGFLDYPRKNDADWLSTLFILSSFSFENYYGVPGLARSVLNDEYYEVSRKAYEKQPFNIHDIPVDLHKLVRKEYFDPQYFANSAYGRLVAEHAQAYRWVTQSPTRNYYGETDEAITPGIGRIAMTYQQAMGSGNPMVEAVSTGKTSHRGTYATAVPQWKIWFDSKLAAGK, from the coding sequence ATGAGTTTTGCATCACGTGCGTTTGCAGGCCTGGCTTTGGCGGCTGCATTGATCGTTTCGCCTGCCTGCGTTCAGGCGCAGAGCTCTTCGAGCGTCGTTGAGGTTACTTCTGGTGTGCGCTACGAGCTGATCGGGCAGTGGGACGCGGCAAAGCTCAACCATGTGCTGACGGAACAGGCTCCGAAGTTCTTTGGTGTGGATGTGAAGTACACGCCCGCACGCAATGGCGTGAAGCTCTACCGCATCACGTACAACTCGGTAATCCCGGAGCAGGGCAATCAGCCCACGGTCGCGAGCGGACTGCTTGCGGTTCCCGAGGTGGCAGGAGCGAGCTTCCCGATGGTTTCGTACCAGCACGGGACGGTTTATGGAAAAGAGCAGGTACCCTCGTTTCCGGACCAGTCGCCTGAGACGGCGTTGATGCTGGCTCAGTTTGGCGGGCAGGGCTACATCGTGATCGGCGCGGATTACTTCGGCATGGGGACTTCGACAGGTAAAGAAGGCTACATGGTGAAGGGAAGCCATCAGCAGGCGACCTATGACATGTTGATGGCAAGCCGGGCGGTATTGGCGCAGATGAAGATTGCGGCGCCGCAACTGTTCCTGGCGGGGTGGTCGCAGGGCGGGTTTGTGACGATGGCCTTTCTGGAGAAGCTGGAGAGCGCGCATGTGCCGGTGGCTGCTGCTGCTACGGCAAGCGCCCCGCTGGATGTGTTTGCGACGCTGAGCGGGTTCCTTGACTACCCGCGCAAGAACGATGCCGACTGGTTGTCGACGCTGTTTATCCTCTCTTCCTTCTCGTTTGAGAACTACTACGGTGTTCCGGGACTGGCGCGTTCTGTCCTCAACGATGAGTACTACGAGGTTTCGCGCAAGGCGTACGAGAAGCAGCCGTTCAACATTCACGATATTCCGGTGGACCTGCATAAGCTGGTTCGCAAGGAGTACTTCGATCCGCAGTACTTTGCGAACTCTGCGTATGGCCGCCTGGTGGCCGAACATGCGCAGGCGTACCGCTGGGTGACGCAGAGCCCGACGCGGAACTACTACGGCGAGACGGATGAAGCGATTACGCCGGGCATTGGGCGGATCGCCATGACGTACCAGCAGGCTATGGGGAGCGGCAACCCGATGGTGGAAGCTGTGTCTACAGGGAAGACCTCGCATCGTGGAACGTATGCGACGGCTGTTCCTCAGTGGAAGATCTGGTTCGACAGCAAACTTGCTGCCGGGAAGTAA
- the recO gene encoding DNA repair protein RecO, giving the protein MAQGRQIPHHGEAIVLRTWPFHEADLLVSLLTREQGKVKGVARHAMKSRKRFGGALEPATYVRAHYTERPRVELVRLDSFEILWSPMTAVISLERLAGVQLVTEVLEEAMPEGAPEDHVFRLAMTCLTAMDANAVWLPVTYFCVWMNRLMGWWPELGHCVACGLDLRGGDVWWSPVADGVTCRDDRRPQSRRLSAASVAESHGIMRTGLEALLAEAWDAERSRDLREFAVGVLERHLERRLRSAARLIRTDALVP; this is encoded by the coding sequence TTGGCTCAGGGACGGCAGATTCCGCATCACGGCGAAGCGATTGTGCTGCGTACGTGGCCGTTCCATGAAGCTGATCTGCTGGTAAGCCTGCTGACGCGGGAGCAGGGCAAAGTGAAGGGTGTGGCGCGTCATGCGATGAAGTCGCGCAAGCGTTTTGGTGGGGCGCTGGAGCCTGCGACGTATGTGCGGGCGCATTACACGGAGCGACCGCGGGTGGAGTTGGTACGGCTGGATAGCTTTGAGATTCTTTGGTCGCCCATGACGGCGGTAATCTCTCTGGAGCGGCTGGCGGGCGTGCAGCTTGTGACCGAGGTGCTGGAAGAGGCGATGCCCGAGGGGGCCCCCGAAGACCATGTTTTCCGGTTGGCGATGACGTGCCTGACGGCGATGGACGCCAATGCGGTGTGGCTGCCGGTGACGTACTTCTGCGTGTGGATGAACCGGTTGATGGGCTGGTGGCCGGAACTTGGGCATTGCGTGGCGTGTGGGCTGGACCTGCGCGGGGGCGATGTGTGGTGGTCTCCTGTGGCGGACGGAGTGACGTGCCGGGATGATCGCAGGCCACAGAGCCGGCGTTTGTCGGCAGCTTCGGTGGCGGAGAGCCACGGCATCATGCGGACAGGGCTGGAGGCTTTACTGGCGGAGGCCTGGGATGCGGAGCGTTCGCGTGATCTGCGGGAGTTTGCGGTGGGCGTGCTGGAACGGCATCTGGAGCGAAGACTGAGAAGCGCGGCGCGTTTGATCCGAACGGACGCACTGGTTCCTTAA
- a CDS encoding putative quinol monooxygenase: MENPKTTFIVIAEFEVSAEHRSEFLELCAYDSQHSVADEPGCQQFDCITAEEASTSVVLYEVYNDRAAFNTHLATPHYAVFAGGVERLGVKKVLVRFFNRQ, encoded by the coding sequence ATGGAAAACCCCAAAACCACCTTCATCGTCATCGCCGAGTTTGAAGTCTCCGCCGAACATCGCAGCGAGTTCCTTGAGCTTTGCGCCTACGATAGCCAGCACTCCGTCGCGGACGAACCCGGCTGCCAGCAGTTCGACTGCATCACAGCCGAAGAAGCGTCCACAAGCGTAGTTCTCTACGAGGTTTACAACGACCGCGCCGCGTTCAACACTCACCTGGCTACGCCGCACTACGCCGTCTTTGCCGGGGGCGTCGAACGCCTCGGGGTCAAAAAGGTGCTCGTTCGTTTCTTCAACCGGCAGTAA
- a CDS encoding orotidine 5'-phosphate decarboxylase, giving the protein MKLQVAIDLLSTADALKLLHQVAPYVDVIELGTPLIKQQGLSVVTNVKAAYPDKLVFADMKTMDAGELEANLAFEAGADIMTVLASAADSTIAGAVKSGKAHGKSVVADMIGVADKAARLQELKALGVSWVELHAGLDEQAQSGYSIETLLAAGKNASVPFSVAGGINAERIGAVEAAGATIAVAGAAIYGAKDPAAAAKALREKIQTLG; this is encoded by the coding sequence ATGAAACTGCAAGTCGCTATCGATCTTCTCTCTACCGCTGATGCTCTCAAGCTGCTCCACCAGGTTGCGCCGTATGTCGATGTGATCGAGCTGGGCACGCCGCTGATCAAGCAGCAGGGTCTGAGCGTTGTGACCAATGTGAAGGCGGCTTATCCCGATAAGCTCGTGTTCGCCGATATGAAGACGATGGATGCGGGCGAGCTGGAAGCGAACCTTGCGTTTGAAGCTGGCGCAGACATCATGACGGTGCTGGCATCGGCTGCGGATAGCACGATTGCAGGCGCTGTAAAGTCTGGCAAGGCACATGGCAAGTCTGTTGTGGCCGACATGATCGGTGTGGCGGACAAGGCTGCGCGTTTGCAGGAGCTGAAGGCGCTTGGTGTGAGCTGGGTTGAGCTTCATGCTGGTCTGGATGAGCAGGCGCAGAGCGGATACAGCATCGAAACACTGCTGGCCGCAGGCAAGAACGCAAGCGTGCCGTTCTCGGTTGCTGGCGGTATCAATGCAGAGCGCATTGGCGCAGTAGAAGCCGCCGGTGCGACGATTGCGGTTGCAGGCGCTGCTATCTATGGAGCGAAGGACCCGGCTGCGGCCGCGAAGGCGCTGCGCGAGAAGATCCAGACGCTCGGATAG
- a CDS encoding cupin domain-containing protein, with the protein MKNKTLAALVSLVGTGAVLTPALHAQQNTGAVATGHREILLQQQQSWNGKPYTAYPKGQPELTLIKLTLAPHTLLPWHTHPFPNAGYVLSGTLTLHDRASGKTHVVHQGEAFAESVDDQHRGESGDTPTVLIITYSGVAGVPTSIPAKGEKPEY; encoded by the coding sequence ATGAAGAACAAGACTCTCGCAGCATTGGTTTCACTCGTAGGCACGGGAGCCGTGCTTACCCCGGCACTGCACGCGCAGCAAAACACCGGAGCCGTCGCCACCGGCCACCGCGAGATTCTTCTCCAGCAACAGCAATCCTGGAACGGCAAGCCTTATACCGCCTACCCCAAGGGCCAGCCCGAGCTCACTCTCATCAAGCTCACCCTCGCGCCGCACACGCTGCTTCCCTGGCACACGCATCCGTTCCCCAACGCGGGCTACGTTCTCTCCGGCACACTTACGCTGCATGATCGCGCCAGCGGGAAGACCCACGTCGTCCATCAGGGAGAGGCCTTCGCCGAATCCGTCGACGACCAGCACCGCGGCGAATCCGGCGACACTCCTACCGTCCTGATCATCACCTACTCCGGCGTTGCAGGCGTCCCCACCTCCATCCCCGCCAAGGGCGAAAAGCCCGAGTACTAA
- a CDS encoding LysR family transcriptional regulator gives MIIRNFEYLLALHGERHFSRAASVCSVSQPTLSAGIKQLEEDMGVQIVKRGRRFEGLTPEGERVLAWAQQMLDDCQRLKQELYTFREQSLGGPFKVGVLPATVALASVMSVPFAEKVPAAQLSIETMESDLLLKKLRAGQLDIALSYLDETPEEGLAQHMLYREQMILFSPKMALSATRISWEQAVSQPLCLVRSSLPNDVEARLQSAPSILWTDSTSILEATLKTGRYATVIPQSLASHLSSTLPVRSYAFQDQTAQANVGFLTARAEPIPVLLRTWLELAHSPEMVKSIRLILNSHKAFARKPPQERR, from the coding sequence GTGATTATCAGGAATTTCGAGTATCTGCTTGCGCTGCATGGGGAACGCCATTTTTCGCGAGCGGCGAGTGTCTGTTCTGTCTCTCAACCAACGCTCTCGGCTGGAATTAAGCAGCTTGAAGAAGATATGGGTGTGCAGATTGTGAAGCGTGGACGGCGCTTTGAGGGGCTGACGCCGGAGGGCGAGCGCGTGTTGGCGTGGGCTCAGCAGATGCTCGATGATTGCCAGCGTCTAAAGCAGGAGCTCTATACGTTTCGTGAGCAGTCGCTGGGAGGCCCGTTCAAGGTGGGCGTGCTGCCCGCGACGGTTGCTCTGGCGTCGGTAATGAGCGTTCCATTTGCGGAGAAGGTGCCAGCAGCACAGTTGTCGATTGAGACGATGGAGAGCGACCTGCTGCTGAAGAAGCTTCGCGCCGGGCAACTGGATATTGCTTTGAGCTATCTGGATGAGACCCCGGAAGAGGGTCTGGCGCAGCACATGCTCTACCGAGAGCAGATGATCCTGTTTTCGCCGAAGATGGCGTTGAGCGCGACGCGGATTAGCTGGGAGCAGGCGGTCTCGCAGCCTCTTTGCCTGGTGCGTTCTTCTCTGCCGAATGATGTGGAGGCCCGGTTGCAGTCTGCGCCGAGCATCTTGTGGACGGACTCGACTTCAATTCTGGAGGCGACACTGAAGACGGGGCGGTACGCTACTGTGATTCCGCAGTCGCTGGCGAGCCACCTTTCGTCGACGCTCCCTGTACGGTCGTATGCGTTCCAGGACCAGACGGCGCAGGCGAACGTCGGATTTCTGACCGCGCGGGCAGAGCCTATCCCCGTTTTGCTGCGAACGTGGCTTGAACTGGCGCACTCGCCGGAGATGGTAAAGTCTATCCGCTTGATTCTGAACTCGCATAAGGCATTCGCGCGGAAGCCGCCGCAGGAGCGACGATAG
- a CDS encoding ferredoxin family protein, which translates to MAYVIAEPCIDTKDRACTDACPVDCIHPKTGEAGSEEVNQLFIDPVECIDCGACVPVCPVSAIYASDDLPDNWVHFRDLNSAHFGR; encoded by the coding sequence ATGGCATATGTAATCGCAGAACCCTGCATCGACACAAAGGATCGCGCCTGCACGGACGCTTGCCCGGTGGACTGCATCCACCCGAAGACTGGCGAGGCCGGCTCTGAAGAAGTGAACCAGCTCTTCATCGACCCGGTTGAGTGCATCGACTGCGGCGCCTGTGTTCCGGTTTGCCCGGTTTCGGCGATTTACGCCAGCGATGATCTGCCCGACAACTGGGTACACTTCCGCGATCTGAACTCGGCTCACTTCGGTCGCTAA
- a CDS encoding molybdenum cofactor biosynthesis protein MoaE codes for MPVASIRVRVVSFGPLKSVFGADGSPRDLPEGSTVGDLLQKLRGESLIAEQALCSAAVAVNREYVKPAHLLVDGDEVAVLPPVSGGTPERIVLTREPIVIATFVDTLRDGADGAMVTFDGVVRNNTRGRQTLHLDYEAYEEMAVTEMGKLRIEAIERFGVRDVTIVHRLGRLLIGETSVLIVVASAHRGAAFDACRFVIDTLKKTVPIWKKEQFVDGAVWADGEPFPEEIVGASR; via the coding sequence ATGCCGGTTGCCTCTATCCGCGTGCGCGTTGTTTCGTTCGGTCCGCTCAAATCTGTCTTTGGTGCGGACGGCAGTCCGCGCGATCTTCCTGAAGGTTCCACCGTCGGAGACCTGCTGCAGAAGCTGCGCGGGGAGAGCCTAATCGCAGAGCAGGCGCTTTGTTCAGCTGCCGTTGCGGTCAACCGGGAGTACGTGAAGCCCGCGCATCTGCTGGTCGATGGCGATGAAGTGGCTGTGCTTCCGCCAGTAAGCGGGGGAACTCCTGAGCGCATCGTCCTGACCCGCGAGCCGATTGTGATCGCCACCTTTGTAGACACGCTGCGCGATGGAGCCGACGGCGCGATGGTGACCTTCGATGGCGTGGTTCGTAACAACACTCGCGGCCGCCAGACGTTGCACCTCGACTACGAAGCTTACGAAGAGATGGCCGTAACGGAGATGGGGAAGCTTCGCATCGAGGCCATCGAGCGCTTTGGCGTGCGGGATGTCACCATCGTGCATCGTCTCGGCCGTCTTCTGATTGGTGAAACCAGCGTGTTGATCGTGGTTGCCAGCGCGCACCGCGGCGCGGCGTTTGATGCCTGCCGCTTTGTCATCGATACGCTCAAGAAAACCGTCCCTATCTGGAAGAAGGAGCAGTTTGTCGATGGCGCGGTGTGGGCCGATGGTGAACCGTTTCCCGAAGAGATTGTGGGAGCTTCAAGGTGA
- a CDS encoding inositol monophosphatase family protein gives MSEFIEKAALIAQEAGALLREYYKRGVRTEYKGDVDLVTEADRASEKLIVSRLIEAFPTHGVYGEEGTRSALDSEFRWYVDPLDGTTNFAHSFPAFCVVLGCERRTPELKPEEDGEMVAGIIYDPLRDELFTAAKGEGAFLNGERIHVSSAKLLQESLIATGFPSHKRHRSPNVHFYQEFTLRSHGVRRAGSAALDLAYVAAGRLDGYWEFKLNPWDTSAGYLLVEEAGGMVTHLDGAKFTLDSREVLATNGLIHGEMQALFEQMLAGKDLEPIPTPAEFAARRAAGEV, from the coding sequence GTGAGCGAGTTCATCGAGAAGGCTGCACTGATCGCGCAGGAAGCGGGAGCGCTGCTGCGTGAGTATTACAAGCGCGGTGTGCGTACCGAGTACAAGGGCGATGTCGACCTGGTGACCGAGGCCGACCGCGCGAGCGAGAAGCTAATCGTCTCGCGTCTGATCGAGGCGTTTCCAACGCATGGTGTTTATGGCGAGGAGGGCACGCGTTCGGCGCTCGATAGCGAGTTCCGCTGGTACGTCGATCCGCTGGATGGGACGACGAACTTCGCGCATAGTTTTCCGGCGTTCTGCGTGGTGCTGGGGTGTGAACGTCGTACGCCTGAGCTGAAGCCCGAAGAAGACGGCGAGATGGTTGCAGGCATCATCTACGATCCGCTACGCGATGAGCTGTTCACGGCAGCGAAGGGTGAGGGTGCGTTTCTGAACGGCGAACGCATTCACGTTTCGTCGGCGAAGTTGCTGCAGGAGTCGCTGATTGCGACAGGCTTTCCGAGCCACAAGCGTCATCGCTCGCCGAACGTTCACTTCTACCAGGAGTTCACGTTGCGCTCGCATGGCGTTCGCCGTGCAGGCTCTGCGGCGCTGGATCTGGCATACGTTGCTGCTGGTCGCCTCGATGGGTACTGGGAGTTCAAGCTGAACCCGTGGGACACGAGTGCGGGCTACCTGCTGGTGGAAGAAGCTGGCGGCATGGTGACGCATCTGGATGGCGCGAAGTTCACGCTGGACAGCCGCGAGGTGCTGGCGACGAATGGGTTGATCCACGGCGAGATGCAGGCGCTCTTTGAGCAGATGCTCGCAGGGAAAGACCTTGAGCCGATTCCTACGCCTGCGGAGTTTGCTGCGCGCAGGGCTGCTGGCGAGGTGTAG